A stretch of the Festucalex cinctus isolate MCC-2025b chromosome 20, RoL_Fcin_1.0, whole genome shotgun sequence genome encodes the following:
- the ubr2 gene encoding E3 ubiquitin-protein ligase UBR2, whose amino-acid sequence MAEAEPDRRTLLSDLCSEFLNFSAKDTASRWLAEANLQVEIYRHLAENVPRILCLGPSGCSSREEQREEQREELACQLLLLAPLEWLLLGEDPAAGLPQLQENNQPSPLCGHVFKVGEPTYSCRDCAADPTCVLCMQCFLGSVHKDHRYRMTTSGGGGFCDCGDTEAWKKGPYCQKHTPTANKDSEEDPAAQLPADMVVRSYNIFSIILKYAVDMLTWTQEDQLPAGLEPPERGDNYYCMLFNDEVHTYEQVIYTLQKAVNCSQKAAVSFATTVDRDGRKSVRYGDFQLCEQAKTVIVRNTSRQSKPLRVEVMHSSVVAHQCFALKALSWLGQIIQYSDGLRRILCQVGLEEGPEGENSSLVDRLMLNDSKMWKGARNIYHQLLMNSLLMDFKYKKVFAIQFAKNYRRLQTDFMEDDHERVVSVTSLSVQLFTVPTMARMLMVKENLMTTIIRTFVDHLRHRDLQGRFQFDRYTAQQAFKFGRVQSLIGDLKYVLISRPSEWSDELREKFLEGLDAFLELLKCMQGMDPVVRQVGQHIEMEPEWEAAFTLQMKLTHIISMIQEWCSTDERVLIEAYRKCLSAVSQCHSGLPDGEQPISLSLAGHCVETFLYQVSQDKVSIHLPVCRLLAGLHVLLSRTEVAARLPEQLPLGELSPPLLIELPLRCLVLCAQVLAGMWRRNGFSLINQIYYYHNVKCRVEMFDKDIIMLQAGASMMDPNHFLMIVLSRFELFHIFRFADCRKRYRPTNKDLVQQNNTLIEEMLHLIITVIGERYVAGVGQVEPFDEVRREIIHQLSIRPMAHSELVKALPENGNKETGLERVIDSVASFKKPGVTGRGLYELRPEWNKHFNLYFYHYSRADQSKAEEAQRKQRRQSGEDPALAPPVPPSLCPLFASLVNLLQCDVLLAVEGAVLQWAMEPRGGGWTESMLQRVLHLVGMALLEEQQQLENGNGEDDITFIYTAKITRPGDAPSTSGSVLALLESLQNAPHLEVHKDMITWILKMVANIKTIRERSSSTSTVTISQGHGVEETIRDKDKAERKRKAEMARLRREKIMAQMSEMQKHFINENKELFQQSLEELEASTSAGAEHSLEPPCVSQVCVGPARVAAGSERRQLVTCILCQEEQEVKCHGRAMVLAAFVQRSTVLSKKRCCAFPNAERHDPLFIHPDLSMGIHTTSCGHIMHATCWQRYFEAVQLKEQRRQQRLRGHTSYDVENGEFLCPLCECLSNTVIPLLPHTQTPDRRVDHPSLAVWLKKTNEEIAALHYAHRKPSSDAAEEMEPPIPEGFRLDFTPLNPFSTSIIEMITTFSMSTYKVGLKANPNEQDHRVPVLSWSTCAYTIQAIERLLTDEGKPLFGSLPCRQDDCLSSITRFSSACWTSASLHAVHTHFIRLFAALVPDSEVENTPSILDIDMFHLLVYSVLSYTSVHSLHQSGRHAIDSAHIHLLHLITVAHLVQVLLTSNMEELCMEQDSKGSEEEELACQLYNMLRKHLGSVLPEVASWQLWRCVKAGVSPFLRCSALFFHYLNSTAPPTDLLGTGPGQWEALCSYLSLPSNLLQLYQSQQTLLEPLIHSWCRQPSVRQTLQEGGVNKFPRESNRLIDLPEDYSVLINQASSFTCPRSGGDKSRAPTLCLVCGAMLCSQSYCCQTEVDGEDVGACTAHTFTCGAGLGLFLRVRESQVLFVAGKTKGCFYPPPYLDDYGETDQGLKRGNPLHLCVERYRKIERLWRQHGIAEVIGHAQEANQTLVAIDWQHL is encoded by the exons GGACTGTGCAGCTGACCCCACCTGTGTTTTGTGCATGCAGTGTTTCCTGGGCAGCGTTCATAAAGATCATCGATACAGA ATGACCACGTCCGGTGGCGGGGGGTTCTGTGACTGCGGAGACACTGAAGCCTGGAAGAAGGGTCCTTACTGCCAGAAACATACACCGACCGCCAACAAGGACTCGGAGGAG GACCCTGCAGCCCAGCTACCGGCTGATATGGTTGTCCGCAGTTACAACATTTTTTCCATCATCCTGAAATACGCTGTGGATATGCTTACTTGGACACAAGAGGATCAGCTTCCTGCAGGCCTTGAACCGCC TGAAAGAGGAGACAACTACTACTGCATGCTGTTCAATGACGAAGTCCACACCTATGAACAGGTGATCTACACCCTGCAGAAGGCTGTCAACTGCAGCCAGAAAGCAGCCGTCAGCTTTGCCACCACTGTGGACAGAGAC GGCAGGAAGTCTGTTCGATATGGAGACTTTCAGTTGTGTGAACAAGCCAAGACTGTTATCGTG AGGAACACCAGCCGCCAGTCGAAGCCCCTCAGAGTTGAGGTGATGCACTCATCTGTTGTTGCCCATCAATGTTTTGCTCTGAAAGCTCTGAGTTGGTTGGGACAAATCATTCAGTACTCAG ATGGCTTGAGGAGGATACTGTGTCAGGTGGGACTTGAGGAAGGCCCGGAAGGAGAAAACTCATCACTTGTTGACCGCTTAATGCTCAACGACTCCAAGATGTGGAAAG GAGCAAGGAACATCTACCACCAGCTGCTGATGAACAGCCTCCTTATGGACTTCAAGTACAAGAAGGTCTTTGCTATCCAGTTTGCCAAG AACTACAGACGCCTCCAGACAGATTTCATGGAAGATGATCACGAGAGGGTGGTGTCAGTGACCTCACTGTCTGTACAGTTGTTCACTGTGCCAACAATG GCCCGTATGTTGATGGTGAAAGAGAACCTGATGACGACCATCATCAGGACGTTTGTAGACCATCTCCGTCACAGAGATCTGCAGGGGCGCTTTCAGTTTGACCGCTACACCGCCCAGCAGGCCTTCAAATTCGGACGAGTCCAGAGCCTCATCGGAGACCTCAA GTATGTCTTAATAAGTCGACCCTCTGAATGGAGTGATGAGCTCAGGGAGAAGTTTCTAGAAGGTTTGGATGCTTTTCTGGAGCTCCTTAAGTGTATGCAG GGCATGGACCCGGTAGTTCGGCAAGTGGGGCAGCACATCGAGATGGAGCCTGAGTGGGAGGCGGCATTCACCCTGCAGATGAAATTAACGCACATCATATCCATGATCCAGGAGTGGTGCTCAACTGAT GAGCGCGTGCTGATCGAAGCCTACAGGAAGTGTTTGAGTGCAGTCAGTCAGTGTCACAGCGGCCTTCCGGATGGTGAACAGCCAATAAGCTTGAGTCTGGCTGGCCACTGTGTGGAGACATTTCTGTACCAAGTGTCTCAGGACAAAGTGTCCATCCACCTGCCCGTCTGCAGACTACTTGCAG GTCTGCATGTTCTCCTCAGCAGGACAGAAGTTGCGGCTCGCCTCCCTGAACAACTCCCGTTG GGGGAACTCAGCCCCCCACTTTTGATCGAACTCCCCTTGCGATGCTTGGTGCTCTGTGCTCAAGTGCTGGCTGGGATGTGGAGAAGGAACGGCTTCTCTCTAATAAACCAG ATTTATTATTACCACAATGTAAAGTGCAGAGTGGAGATGTTCGACAAAGATATCATCATGCTGCAG GCTGGTGCCTCTATGATGGATCCAAACCACTTCCTGATGATCGTTCTTAGTCGTTTTGAACTTTTCCACATATTTAGGTTCGCAGACTGCCGAAAGAGATACAGACCAACCAATAAG GATTTGGTCCAGCAGAACAATACCTTAATTGAAGAGATGCTACACTTAATCATCACTGTGATTg GTGAACGTTACGTAGCAGGTGTTGGCCAGGTGGAGCCGTTTGACGAGGTCCGAAGGGAGATCATCCACCAGTTGTCAATCAGACCTATGGCTCATAGTGAGCTGGTGAAGGCTCTGCCAGAAAAT GGAAACAAGGAGACTGGCCTAGAGCGTGTCATTGACAGCGTTGCTTCGTTCAA GAAGCCAGGTGTAACAGGCCGTGGTCTTTATGAGCTGCGTCCTGAGTGGAACAAGCACTTCAACCTTTACTTCTACCACTACAGCAGAGCTGATCAGTCCAAA GCTGAAGAAGCTCAGAGGAAGCAGAGGAGACAGAGTGGAGAGGACCCAG CACTCGCCCCACCAGTCCCTCCCTCCCTGTGCCCCCTGTTTGCGAGCCTGGTGAACCTTCTGCAGTGTGACGTGCTGCTGGCTGTGGAGGGTGCTGTGCTGCAGTGGGCTATGGAGCCGCGGGGAGGAGGCTGGACAGAATCCATGTTGCAGAGG GTGCTTCATTTGGTAGGCATGGCTCTCCTGGAAGAGCAGCAACAGCTGGAAAACGGCAATGGCGAGGATGACATCACCTTTATCTATACGGCCAAAATCACAC gtCCAGGCGATGCTCCTAGTACTTCAGGAAGTGTTCTTGCTTTGCTCGAGAGTCTCCAGAATGCTCCTCACCTCGAGGTGCACAAAGACATGATCACCTGGATTCTAAAG ATGGTGGCAAACATTAAAACCATTCGAGAACGTTCCTCCTCAACCTCCACCGTTACCATCAGCCAAGGACATGGAGTGGAAGAG ACGATACGGGACAAAGACAAGGCAGAGAGGAAGAGGAAAGCGGAGATGGCTCGGCTACGTCGGGAGAAAATCATGGCTCAAATGTCCGAGATGCAGAAACATTTCATCAACGAGAACAAAGAACTTTTCCAGCAAAGTTTAGAAGAGCTTGAGGCGTCCACGTCTGCCGGCGCGGAGCACAG TTTGGAGCCACCCTGCGTCTCCCAGGTCTGCGTTGGCCCCGCAAGGGTGGCTGCAGGATCCGAGCGGCGCCAGCTCGTCACTTGCATCCTGTGTCAGGAGGAGCAGGAGGTCAAATGTCACGGCAGGGCGATGGTGTTGGCAGCTTTTGTCCAGCGGTCCACCGTTTTGTCCAAAAAACGCTGTTGTGCTTTTCCTAACGCAG AACGTCATGACCCTTTGTTCATTCATCCTGACCTTTCCATGGGTATTCACACCACCAGCTGTGGGCACATCATgcatgccacctgctggcagag GTACTTTGAGGCAGTGCAGTTGAAGGAGCAGAGACGACAGCAGCGTTTGCGAGGTCACACCAGCTACGATGTGGAGAACGGAGAGTTTCTTTGTCCTCTGTGCGAGTGTCTTAGCAACACCGTTATCCCTCTGCTGCCACATACACAAACACCTGACCGACG TGTCGACCACCCCAGTCTGGCCGTTTGGTTGAAGAAAACCAACGAGGAGATTGCAGCGCTGCACTATGCCCATAGAAAGCCCTCAAGTG ATGCAGCAGAAGAAATGGAACCTCCAATTCCTGAAGGATTTAGACTTGATTTCACTCCACT CAACCCCTTTTCCACCAGCATCATCGAGATGATAACCACGTTCAGTATGTCGACCTACAAGGTGGGACTGAAAGCCAACCCTAACGAGCAGGACCACAGAGTGCCTGTGCTGAGTTGGTCCACTTGCGCCTACACCATTCAAGCAATAG AGCGTCTCCTGACGGATGAGGGGAAGCCTTTATTTGGAAGTTTACCCTGCAGACAG GACGACTGCTTGAGCTCCATCACCAGGTTCAGTTCGGCTTGCTGGACTTCAGCATCATTGCATGCGGTCCACACGCACTTCATCAGATTGTTTGCAG CCCTGGTTCCAGATTCTGAGGTAGAAAACACCCCAAGCATCCTGGATATTGACATGTTCCACCTTTTG GTTTACAGCGTCTTGTCCTACACGTCCGTTCACAGTCTGCACCAGTCAGGACGGCATGCGATCGACTCGGCTCACATCCACCTCCTCCACCTCATCACTGTCGCGCACCTGGTTCAGGTCCTGCTCACGTCAAATATGG AGGAGTTGTGTATGGAGCAGGACAGCAAAGGatcagaggaggaggagcttgCGTGTCAGCTGTATAACATGCTGAGGAAACACCTGGGCAG TGTTTTGCCGGAAGTGGCATCCTGGCAGCTGTGGCGTTGTGTGAAAGCTGGCGTCTCGCCGTTCCTGCGATGCAGCGCACTCTTCTTTCACTACCTAAACTCGACAGCACCACCAACTGACCTTCTGG GTACAGGACCTGGCCAGTGGGAGGCACTGTGTAGCTACCTCAGTCTGCCCTCCAACTTGCTGCAGCTCTATCAGAGCCAACAAACACTGCTGGAGCCACTCATACACAG ttGGTGTCGCCAACCATCCGTTAGGCAAACTCTGCAAGAGGGCGGAGTCAACAAGTTCCCCAGAGAGTCAAACCGACTGATCGACCTGCCAGAGGATTACAGCGTCCTCATTAACCAGGCGTCGAGCTTCAC GTGCCCCCGGTCAGGAGGCGACAAATCGCGCGCCCCCACTCTGTGCCTGGTGTGCGGCGCCATGCTCTGCTCGCAGAGTTACTGCTGCCAAACGGAAGTGGACGGCGAGGACGTCGGCGCGTGCACCGCCCACACCTTCACCTGCGGCGCGGGCCTCGGCCTCTTCCTCAG GGTTCGAGAGAGTCAGGTGTTGTTTGTGGCAGGTAAAACGAAGGGCTGCTTTTATCCTCCCCCGTACCTGGACGACTATGGCGAGACGGATCAGGGCCTCAA GCGGGGAAACCCCCTCCATCTCTGCGTGGAGCGTTACAGGAAGATCGAACGCTTGTGGCGCCAGCACGGCATCGCTGAGGTCATAGGTCACGCTCAAGAGGCCAATCAGACGCTGGTGGCCATCGACTGGCAACACCTGTGA